One window from the genome of Paenibacillus azoreducens encodes:
- a CDS encoding IS256 family transposase — MNMIPENMLNNLFENLVTQFVKENLETIMRAEIQQFMENEQEGIRNSRNGYYKRNLHTKYGNLEDLQVPRDRNGDFQTHVFEPYQRRDGWLEEAVIQMYKSGMGTRDVARFIESMFGSHYSPTTVSNITATVLEDIENWHQRKLNKRYSVIYLDGLYVKLKRSTVSGEVIYFAMGIDDEGRRQILGFYVGGHESANGWRDVLKDLYRRGAQEVLLGVFDGLPGLDDAFRETYPQADVQHCVVHKVRSTFPKIRVQDKTAFLDDLKTVYNALDHDLAMAAFDTLKARWGKKYPREIESWENNLPTLLTFYKYPVAIRKAIYTSNPIERMNKEIRKRLKPMNSLTNLDAVEKIVYLDVVEYNQRYADRIIPGFGVPDTKQELRSLFEERYPSSMEDES; from the coding sequence ATGAATATGATACCCGAAAACATGCTCAACAATCTATTTGAAAATCTTGTCACTCAATTTGTAAAAGAGAATCTGGAAACCATCATGCGAGCGGAAATCCAACAGTTCATGGAGAATGAACAAGAAGGGATCCGCAATAGTCGCAATGGTTACTACAAGCGTAATCTGCACACGAAGTACGGAAACCTAGAAGACCTGCAAGTGCCCCGAGATCGTAACGGTGATTTTCAAACGCATGTGTTTGAGCCCTACCAAAGACGGGACGGTTGGCTGGAAGAAGCCGTGATTCAGATGTACAAAAGCGGCATGGGTACCCGGGATGTCGCCCGTTTCATTGAAAGCATGTTCGGCAGCCACTATTCGCCGACAACAGTCAGCAACATCACCGCTACAGTCTTGGAGGATATCGAGAATTGGCATCAGCGAAAATTGAACAAGCGGTACTCTGTCATCTACTTGGATGGCCTGTATGTGAAGCTCAAGCGTAGTACGGTAAGCGGCGAGGTCATTTACTTTGCCATGGGAATTGACGACGAAGGTCGCCGCCAGATCCTGGGGTTTTACGTAGGCGGACATGAGAGTGCGAATGGATGGCGTGATGTCTTGAAAGACTTGTACCGACGCGGTGCCCAGGAAGTGCTGCTTGGTGTATTTGACGGCCTTCCTGGACTGGACGATGCCTTCCGTGAAACCTATCCTCAGGCCGACGTGCAGCATTGTGTGGTTCATAAGGTGCGGTCGACGTTTCCAAAAATCCGTGTACAAGACAAGACGGCATTTCTCGACGACTTGAAGACTGTCTATAACGCCCTTGACCATGATCTGGCTATGGCCGCCTTTGATACACTCAAAGCCAGATGGGGCAAGAAATACCCAAGGGAGATCGAGTCGTGGGAGAATAATCTGCCTACGCTGTTAACCTTCTACAAGTATCCAGTCGCCATTCGAAAAGCCATTTACACTTCTAATCCCATCGAACGGATGAACAAAGAAATCCGGAAGCGTCTGAAGCCAATGAACAGCTTAACCAATCTAGACGCTGTAGAGAAGATTGTGTACCTGGATGTAGTGGAGTACAACCAGCGTTACGCGGACCGTATTATCCCAGGCTTTGGTGTCCCGGACACGAAACAGGAACTGCGGAGTCTTTTTGAGGAGCGGTATCCTTCGTCCATGGAAGATGAATCCTAA